One genomic window of Hymenobacter sp. J193 includes the following:
- a CDS encoding glycoside hydrolase family 2 TIM barrel-domain containing protein encodes MKFPVLLALLAFTSAASAQNGPIKVEVKQADGRYELRRGEQPYFIKGAGGGQFPERVRAYGGNSLRTWSTDGADKTLAEAQKNGLTVMLGLDVARERHGFNYDDPQAVAAQLQKLRAEVIKYKDNPAVLFWGIGNELNLEYKNPKVWDAVEQIARMIHEVDPNHPTSTVLAGINQPEVDYIKAKCPSVDILSINTYAGLAAIPQQVRTMGWTGPYVVAEWGPTGHWESPVTPWKASVEETSSQKAAVYQSRYEASVAKDKTQCLGTYVFLWGQKQERTPTWYGIFTEDGKESEVVDVMQYLWSGQWPKNRAPHLASFTLDGKQATDNVRLQPGKSYPVQAAVSDPDKDKLTYRYELLPESTDLKSGGDRESRPSAIAGLLPKGATGQTALTAPKQEGAYRLFVYAYDGQDNVATANIPFYVGGK; translated from the coding sequence ATGAAGTTTCCTGTGTTGCTGGCGCTGCTGGCTTTTACCTCCGCGGCCTCCGCGCAAAACGGCCCCATCAAAGTTGAAGTAAAGCAAGCCGACGGCCGCTATGAGCTGCGGCGTGGCGAGCAGCCCTACTTTATCAAAGGTGCGGGCGGGGGACAGTTTCCGGAGCGCGTGCGGGCCTACGGCGGCAACTCCCTGCGCACCTGGAGCACCGATGGGGCCGACAAAACGCTGGCCGAAGCTCAAAAGAATGGCCTTACCGTGATGCTGGGCCTGGATGTGGCCCGGGAGCGGCACGGCTTCAACTACGACGACCCCCAGGCCGTGGCGGCCCAGCTGCAGAAGCTGCGCGCCGAGGTCATCAAGTACAAAGACAACCCCGCCGTGCTGTTTTGGGGCATCGGCAACGAGCTGAACCTAGAGTATAAGAACCCCAAGGTGTGGGACGCCGTGGAGCAGATTGCCCGCATGATTCACGAAGTGGACCCCAACCACCCTACCAGCACCGTGCTGGCCGGCATCAACCAGCCCGAAGTTGACTACATCAAGGCCAAGTGCCCGTCGGTGGATATTCTAAGCATCAACACCTACGCCGGGCTGGCCGCCATTCCGCAGCAGGTGCGCACCATGGGTTGGACTGGCCCCTACGTGGTAGCTGAGTGGGGCCCCACCGGCCACTGGGAAAGCCCCGTGACGCCCTGGAAAGCATCGGTGGAGGAAACCAGCAGCCAGAAAGCCGCCGTGTATCAGAGCCGCTACGAAGCCTCCGTGGCCAAAGATAAAACCCAGTGCCTGGGCACTTACGTGTTTTTGTGGGGCCAGAAACAGGAGCGCACGCCCACCTGGTACGGCATCTTCACCGAGGATGGCAAGGAGTCGGAAGTGGTGGATGTGATGCAGTACCTTTGGAGCGGTCAGTGGCCCAAAAACCGCGCCCCACACCTGGCCTCCTTCACACTGGATGGCAAGCAGGCTACCGACAACGTGCGGCTGCAGCCCGGCAAATCCTACCCCGTGCAAGCCGCCGTATCGGACCCCGACAAGGACAAGCTAACCTACCGCTACGAGTTGCTGCCGGAAAGCACCGACCTGAAATCCGGCGGTGACCGGGAAAGCCGCCCTAGTGCCATTGCCGGCCTGCTGCCGAAGGGCGCTACCGGCCAGACTGCCCTCACCGCCCCCAAGCAGGAAGGCGCCTACCGCCTCTTCGTCTATGCCTACGACGGCCAAGACAACGTAGCTACGGCCAACATCCCGTTTTATGTGGGTGGAAAGTAG
- a CDS encoding DEAD/DEAH box helicase, with translation MSVSPAPHPHKYLLPGLTVTDLTSAVVWLHCAELPPTDTRTLASIQPETLELNHGTFISTAGTLPFPAVAVQQLDGNLLISCGCATPKAVLCEHQALVLLAVVQRRELRLFFDQPARHHYLRALARDYGLEQAADLDAHFELTYTRPASVTAKPRQAALYPVTPVTNQELIAQLLPPRPTPLAAPAGSRKLLVLGRHKHYGHLTLQLAEAALTATGKVKNPILLLQPLEGIWLLQDAEEIKFYTAVAHFQRNFEDTRSAASLNALRAVVQNPAGVAFYTHTPSVSDNFTAQSLSLVQLRTARTDLRLTVTQQNDYYEISGKLLLHDQPYDLQSLTIRYDYFVATPEALYLLDDVAVWRVVEFFRKRNNTLLIHQSKFAEFQRDVLANLEDRLRISYGHLRPATPEQRAALGFDAPPELLLYLSDAGPGVELLPVMRYGPKEVSILSRRQLHAVDELGRPFVLTRDATAEDRFVAALLRQYPEFQEQLQQEALYVPKTQFLREEWLLEAFDDWRRAGITILGFNQLRKNTLNPYKARITVRVTGETNWFDTAVGVHFGRQQVTLQHLQQAVRNRRRYVPLDDGTRGILPQEWLEKFAAWFAAGHVEEDRIRTPSINFATLAELYDPEALAPSAAAQLARYRAAVTDFSGIELVPVPAELQATLREYQRQGLNWLNFLDTFNFGGCLADDMGLGKTLQVLAFLLTQRAKGHPTASLVVVPTSLVFNWLAEVQKFAPTLRVYVLHGSGRRQAAREFEGFDIVLTTYNTMVSDIRWLREYCFNYVVLDEAQAIKNPDSQRYRAACLLQARNRLVLTGTPVENNTYDLYGQLSFACPGLLGSRQFFQDQYAAPIDKFKDGRHARALQRKISPFVLRRTKAQVAAELPAKTEMVLYCEMGAEQRRIYEACRQEFRAKLTGQHPDTPRKNSAHVLQGLTRLRQICNAPALLPDEEYLGPTSAKLNVLLEEIETKAPQHKLLIFSQFVGMLDLIRPELEQRSIGYQQLTGQTRNRAAAVRAFQEDESVRVFLISLKAGGTGLNLTAADYVYLVDPWWNPAVENQAIDRAHRLGQTRKVVAVRLICPDTIEEKIMKLQEGKRELAHDLIKTDASLLKSLTAQQLLELFS, from the coding sequence ATGTCCGTTTCGCCGGCGCCTCACCCGCACAAGTACCTTTTGCCCGGCCTGACGGTGACGGACCTGACCAGCGCCGTGGTGTGGCTCCACTGCGCCGAGCTGCCGCCCACCGATACCCGCACGCTGGCTTCCATTCAGCCCGAAACGCTGGAGCTAAACCACGGCACTTTTATCAGCACGGCCGGTACGCTGCCGTTCCCGGCGGTAGCAGTGCAGCAGCTGGATGGCAACCTCCTTATTTCCTGCGGCTGCGCTACGCCTAAAGCGGTGCTCTGCGAGCATCAGGCGCTGGTGCTCCTGGCCGTGGTGCAGCGCCGGGAGCTGCGCCTGTTTTTCGACCAGCCGGCCCGCCACCACTACCTGCGCGCCCTTGCCCGCGACTATGGACTGGAGCAGGCTGCCGACCTGGATGCGCATTTTGAGCTGACGTACACGCGCCCGGCCTCTGTGACGGCCAAGCCCCGGCAGGCGGCACTCTACCCCGTTACGCCCGTTACCAACCAGGAGCTGATAGCGCAGCTGCTGCCGCCCAGGCCGACGCCGCTCGCTGCACCCGCGGGCAGCCGTAAGCTATTGGTGCTGGGCCGCCATAAGCACTACGGGCACCTGACGCTGCAACTGGCCGAGGCCGCCCTCACGGCAACGGGCAAAGTCAAGAACCCCATTCTTCTGCTTCAGCCGCTGGAAGGCATCTGGCTTCTGCAGGATGCCGAGGAAATCAAGTTCTACACCGCCGTAGCGCACTTCCAGCGCAATTTTGAGGATACCCGCTCAGCAGCGTCCCTCAACGCCCTGCGGGCCGTGGTGCAGAACCCGGCCGGCGTAGCTTTTTACACGCACACCCCGTCCGTTTCCGACAACTTCACGGCCCAATCCCTGAGCCTGGTGCAGCTCCGCACAGCCCGCACCGACCTGCGGCTGACGGTAACCCAGCAGAACGACTACTACGAAATCAGCGGCAAGCTGCTGCTCCACGACCAGCCCTACGACCTCCAGAGCCTCACCATCCGCTACGACTATTTTGTGGCGACGCCGGAGGCCCTGTACCTGCTGGACGATGTGGCGGTGTGGCGGGTGGTGGAGTTTTTCCGGAAGCGCAACAACACCCTGCTGATTCACCAAAGCAAGTTCGCGGAGTTTCAGCGGGATGTGCTGGCCAACCTCGAAGACCGGCTGCGCATCAGCTACGGCCACCTGCGCCCGGCTACGCCCGAGCAGCGCGCTGCCCTGGGCTTCGACGCCCCGCCCGAGCTGCTGCTTTATCTTTCCGATGCCGGCCCGGGCGTGGAGCTGCTGCCGGTGATGCGCTACGGCCCCAAGGAAGTGTCCATCCTCTCGCGGCGGCAGCTGCACGCGGTGGATGAGTTGGGCCGGCCGTTTGTGCTAACCCGGGATGCTACGGCCGAGGACCGGTTTGTGGCGGCGCTGCTACGTCAGTATCCTGAGTTCCAAGAGCAGCTGCAGCAGGAGGCGCTGTACGTGCCCAAAACGCAGTTTTTGCGGGAAGAATGGTTGCTGGAAGCATTCGACGACTGGCGCCGGGCCGGCATTACCATCCTGGGCTTCAACCAGCTCAGGAAAAACACGCTCAATCCGTACAAAGCCCGCATTACGGTACGCGTGACCGGCGAAACCAACTGGTTTGATACGGCCGTAGGGGTACACTTTGGGCGGCAGCAGGTTACGCTGCAGCACCTGCAGCAGGCCGTTCGCAACCGCCGCCGCTACGTACCGCTCGATGATGGCACGCGCGGCATTTTGCCCCAGGAATGGCTGGAGAAGTTTGCTGCCTGGTTTGCCGCCGGCCACGTGGAAGAAGACCGGATTCGCACGCCCAGCATCAACTTCGCCACCCTCGCCGAGCTGTACGACCCCGAAGCCCTGGCGCCCTCCGCTGCGGCCCAGCTGGCCCGCTACCGCGCCGCCGTTACTGACTTCTCCGGCATTGAGTTAGTGCCCGTGCCAGCTGAGTTGCAGGCCACCCTGCGCGAGTACCAACGCCAGGGCCTCAACTGGCTCAACTTCCTCGACACCTTCAACTTCGGCGGCTGCTTGGCCGATGATATGGGCCTGGGCAAAACCCTGCAGGTACTGGCATTTTTGCTGACGCAGCGCGCAAAGGGCCACCCGACCGCCAGCCTGGTGGTAGTACCGACCTCGCTGGTGTTCAACTGGCTGGCCGAGGTGCAGAAGTTTGCCCCGACGCTGCGGGTGTACGTGCTGCACGGTTCCGGCCGCCGCCAGGCTGCTCGGGAATTTGAGGGGTTTGATATCGTGCTGACGACCTACAACACGATGGTATCGGACATTCGCTGGCTGCGCGAATACTGCTTCAACTACGTGGTGCTGGACGAGGCACAGGCCATCAAAAACCCCGACTCCCAGCGCTACCGCGCCGCCTGCCTGCTGCAGGCCCGCAACCGCTTGGTGCTGACGGGCACTCCGGTCGAAAACAACACCTACGACCTCTACGGGCAGCTTTCCTTTGCCTGCCCCGGCCTGCTGGGCAGCCGCCAGTTCTTTCAGGACCAGTATGCCGCCCCCATCGACAAGTTCAAGGATGGGCGGCACGCGCGGGCGCTGCAGCGCAAAATCAGCCCGTTTGTGCTGCGCCGCACCAAGGCCCAGGTAGCGGCCGAGCTGCCTGCCAAAACCGAAATGGTGCTCTACTGCGAAATGGGTGCGGAGCAGCGCCGCATCTATGAGGCATGCCGCCAGGAATTCCGGGCCAAGCTGACGGGCCAGCACCCCGATACGCCCCGCAAAAACAGCGCGCACGTGCTGCAGGGCCTCACCCGCCTGCGCCAGATCTGCAATGCCCCGGCGCTGCTGCCCGATGAGGAGTACCTGGGCCCTACCTCGGCCAAGCTGAACGTGCTGCTGGAGGAAATTGAAACCAAAGCCCCACAGCACAAGCTCCTGATTTTCTCGCAGTTTGTGGGCATGCTCGACCTGATTCGCCCGGAGCTGGAGCAGCGCAGTATCGGCTACCAGCAGCTCACTGGTCAGACGCGTAACCGGGCAGCCGCAGTGCGGGCGTTTCAGGAGGATGAAAGCGTGCGGGTGTTCCTGATCAGCCTTAAAGCGGGCGGCACCGGCCTCAACCTCACCGCCGCCGACTACGTGTACCTTGTGGACCCGTGGTGGAACCCGGCCGTCGAAAACCAGGCCATTGACCGCGCCCACCGCCTCGGCCAGACGCGCAAGGTGGTGGCCGTGCGCCTTATCTGCCCCGATACCATTGAGGAGAAAATCATGAAGCTGCAGGAAGGCAAGCGGGAGCTGGCCCACGACCTGATCAAAACTGACGCTTCCCTGCTCAAGTCCCTGACGGCGCAGCAGTTGCTGGAGCTGTTCAGTTAG